Genomic segment of Mucilaginibacter sabulilitoris:
GAAATAATGATAAGGCTCCTGCATATCGTAAACCAAGGCATCCGGATAAGTATCCGTTTTTAATTTCAGGCCCAGTACATAACTGCGGTAAGGGGCGCACTCAAAATTGAATAGATTGATATTGGGCGGCATATGCGTAGCGTAAATCACCGTTTTAGCCCTGATAACACCTGCTGGCAAATGCGCGATATGTACGCCATTATCAGTTTCGATATCGGTTACCAACGTATTTTCCAAAACTATACCACCTGCTTCCAAGTATGCTTTTTGTAAACCCTGCAAATATTTTAACGGGTGAAACTGTGCCTGCCTATCGAAAACCAGGGCCTTTAAATATGCTACCGGTGTCGGCGCTTCTTCCGTATAGTTTACAGGCACGCCTACTTTTAAGGCGCCGTTGTAGATATCGTCGAGCTGTTTGGCCTCATCCCCGGTTTCTGCATACAGGTAGCCAGAATTGATTTCGTAATCGCAATCAATCTGGTAAGTATCAATATTGGATTTAATGGTCCTGAAACCTTCGTTGATCGCATCCGCGAAAAGTTGCGCTCCTTCTTCGCCGAAAGCGCTCGCTGCTTCCGCATAAGTAGTATCCGCGAAGGTATTGATGTGGGCGCTGGTCCCGCCGGTAGTTCCAAATCCCAGGTTATGCGCTTCGGCGATCACTACTTTTTTTCCTGCTTTCTGAAGGAACAGTGCCGTGGTAATACCGGTGATGCCACCACCTACGATCAGCGCATCATAAATGACGGTGGTATCAAATAAAGCTTTCGAAATTATAGTCGCTGCGCCATACTGCCATGGAGCCCGCAGTGCTCCGTCGCGGGCTAATACGGTATTCGTTGTCTTTCCCATAATTCTATTACAAAAATCAGTATCAATCTGTTTGGCGATAGCTTACCTATTTATCGAACAAATCCTCCGTTATACCCGATCTTTATAATTCAGCAACAATGGATGTCAGGGCTTACTCGTCCAGGCTAATATCTAATTGTTAAAAAATGTTAAAGCTTTTGGAAATTTTTTGGCTGCTTTTTTTCTTTGAGCCGTCAATTTTTAAACATCAAACCAATTATCGTAAAAGCATTTTTTGAAAGCTATCATTTAAATTTTAGTTGTTAGATCATGTTACTCCAATTATCAAATCCCCTCTTCAGCGCAACGCGCATGTTTACATTTATTTTATTATTGATGGCATCGGCCTTTGCATCACAGGCGCAGCAGCAGCCGGTCACATGGCCGGCCGGCAAATCAGGCTTTACTGCCAAACTGATGAACATTGAGGCGGCCACCAGCGAGACCTTCCGTTACAACACCACCCTGCATAACGGTTCGGCGAGTGCCAAGATCTACGAACTCAAAACCGATCTCCCTTTTGGCTGGATGATCGCCTATAAAGTAGACGGCAGCCAGGTTACTTCTATCAATATGGATGCGGGAAAAACGCAGGATATTGCCATCGAGATCAATGCCACTGCTACCGCCTCCCCGAAAAAATACAAGATTCCAATCAAAGCCGTATCCGGTTCCGACACGCTATCGCTGAACCTGGAAGCCGTAATAAAAGGCTCCTACAGCCTGGTACTAAGCACACCAACCGGAAGATTGAGCGACGAAGTAACCTCCGGCAGTCAAAAAGAATTGCAGCTGACCGTCAAAAACACCGGCACGCTGCCGTTGAACGACCTCCAGGTTACCGCACAATTGCCTACCGGTTGGGAATCTACCTTTGAACCCGCCAGTATCAAACAACTGGAA
This window contains:
- a CDS encoding COG1470 family protein, with the protein product MLLQLSNPLFSATRMFTFILLLMASAFASQAQQQPVTWPAGKSGFTAKLMNIEAATSETFRYNTTLHNGSASAKIYELKTDLPFGWMIAYKVDGSQVTSINMDAGKTQDIAIEINATATASPKKYKIPIKAVSGSDTLSLNLEAVIKGSYSLVLSTPTGRLSDEVTSGSQKELQLTVKNTGTLPLNDLQVTAQLPTGWESTFEPASIKQLEAGKTIDVKATVKVPDKTIAGDYAANFTATNSNTNSQIAFRLAVKTSLLSGWIGVLVILLAIGIVYYLIRKYGRR
- a CDS encoding FAD-dependent oxidoreductase, producing MGKTTNTVLARDGALRAPWQYGAATIISKALFDTTVIYDALIVGGGITGITTALFLQKAGKKVVIAEAHNLGFGTTGGTSAHINTFADTTYAEAASAFGEEGAQLFADAINEGFRTIKSNIDTYQIDCDYEINSGYLYAETGDEAKQLDDIYNGALKVGVPVNYTEEAPTPVAYLKALVFDRQAQFHPLKYLQGLQKAYLEAGGIVLENTLVTDIETDNGVHIAHLPAGVIRAKTVIYATHMPPNINLFNFECAPYRSYVLGLKLKTDTYPDALVYDMQEPYHYFRTQVIDSEKLLIAGGNDHKAGHADPEKAFADLEKYIRKYYNVSSVKYRWSSQYYVPVDGLPYIGQMPLAADGIYCATGYNGNGMMLGSIAGKILSDLVRRRPNRYRDLFNPSRIKPIDGFTEFVKENADVAYHFVADRVGIHETDSLKRLQPGTGKVVEVDGEKIAAYRDKQGIIHALSPVCTHAACIVNWNGEEKSWDCPCHGARYDIDGNVLTGPATKNLIKISSDEN